In Primulina eburnea isolate SZY01 chromosome 5, ASM2296580v1, whole genome shotgun sequence, a single window of DNA contains:
- the LOC140832067 gene encoding probable WRKY transcription factor 53 — MESPVNWEYNTLINELTQGMEKAKQLRFHLCTTFQNQPQDLLMQRILSSYEKALLILKWTGSKQQDQVVMAAATSVALESSVSVDGSPRSEGLNKNFGDHQDYVTPSKKRKLQPTWTEQVKVNSESGLEGPTDDGFSWRKYGQKDILGAKYPRSYYRCTYRLVQDCWATKQVQRSDDDPTTFDITYRGTHTCNHSTIAVPPAASPEKQEMKHDISHCSHQPQQLNQTLSSLKSNLRVNTEDLNNNETSAHFSFPSTFASYDSENCYFPLSDLVNGNHQGTYLRTYSPLFLSPAVSESNYFTTGTYNPIKSNRGGANLQHSEADIAEIMSAHASTTNSPIGGVEFSIDHVDLDPNFPFNATEFFTNSNFEC; from the exons ATGGAGAGTCCTGTGAACTGGGAATATAATACACTTATCAATGAGCTCACTCAAGGAATGGAGAAAGCGAAGCAGCTTCGGTTTCATCTGTGCACGACGTTTCAAAACCAACCTCAAGACTTGCTAATGCAGAGGATTTTGTCTTCTTATGAGAAGGCTCTGTTGATTCTGAAATGGACAGGATCAAAACAGCAAGATCAAGTTGTTATGGCAGCGGCAACATCAGTTGCGCTCGAGTCTTCAGTATCGGTTGATGGAAGTCCAAGAAGTGAGGGTTTGAACAAGAATTTCGGGGATCATCAGGATTACGTGACTCCCTCAAAGAAAAG AAAGCTGCAGCCCACTTGGACAGAACAAGTGAAAGTTAACTCTGAAAGTGGACTTGAAGGCCCTACTGATGATGGATTTAGTTGGAGAAAGTATGGGCAAAAGGACATTTTGGGAGCTAAATATCCGAG GAGCTACTACCGATGTACGTACCGTCTGGTTCAAGATTGTTGGGCGACGAAGCAAGTGCAAAGATCCGATGACGATCCAACCACATTTGATATCACCTACAGAGGAACACACACTTGCAACCACTCCACTATTGCAGTCCCACCAGCAGCATCACCTGAAAAACAAGAAATGAAACATGATATTTCTCACTGTTCTCATCAACCACAACAGCTTAACCAGACACTTTCCAGCTTGAAATCTAACCTCAGAGTCAACACTGAGGATTTAAACAATAATGAAACATCGGCCCACTTCTCTTTTCCATCAACATTTGCATCCTATGACAGCGAAAATTGCTATTTTCCATTATCAGATCTTGTTAATGGTAACCACCAGGGCACGTATTTAAGAACATATTCGCCACTGTTTTTATCTCCAGCCGTATCAGAGTCGAACTACTTCACTACAGGGACTTATAACCCAATAAAGAGCAATCGGGGAGGTGCTAATTTGCAGCATTCAGAAGCTGATATTGCTGAGATAATGTCGGCCCATGCTTCAACAACTAATTCCCCGATTGGAGGCGTGGAGTTCTCGATTGATCATGTTGATCTCGACCCAAACTTCCCATTCAACGCCACAGAATTTTTCACCAATTcaaactttgaatgttga
- the LOC140832068 gene encoding uncharacterized protein has protein sequence MGLEDSKAAEPAKVRLVRCPKCENLLPELPDFPLYQCGGCGAVLKAKKKGILEDRLSEKTDDLKGPRISEESSTVHISEVEMEKQNGTKLGTAETIHNKKVSSDGSSTLRVENGEAKSDSELSRRGRERMAIMESKSGDNGSCGSGLVRDINQGRDRDLNANGLEYTNFNGQHAVKELGSPMESLRSRPLPMEEPDVVASIGPVRGVAAQVRFNHHLYHGEGPSSHGKNSYYEYGERTRYQDPDIGGRARVKSLENDRAELLRKLDELKDQITRSCDVADIHKEMIVPDRRMVSPTLSDHYGRYRATYVQEGLTSSHGIDKKPLSPYDLESPYLGHMAGFNPYTDRYASSGLESYPQRGSPHKFLARGDTYHQEMLRGRTLQSDSQYMHLPYNEQFPSYYVNANHDQIMLHSHENFFHQPACSCVHCHNKNLHLPPKVDHLGVRNQRSQNEPSNLNFHGSINSTPQGLQGYNFGGSGLHQLNSRQSLQMNSSDIDSENIRSNYHHPRKMAASHRSGGVYRPIAGGAPFITCCNCFELLRLPRKCISSAKMQHKMKCGACSSIISFEVGNNGCIGSVSVHDDQVPNEIDKGSSGTVDENLIYWPGDTNSADLNCDSNDYDDLQAKFSPIDRKSNSGKSEKQQDPLFSTLGHLKNEQSPEIITSRKHDTSYTESPLKEIKSSLNPELPSKECANHFSDTEVIGRSDDGNRSKRSEPEKNAFGGTNFRQNSVIEARVATEMDVSLNEFSNSCVSQDLVETSKEDHPKVNKGGESFFAGLIKKSFRDLTKNNQSIQDGGSLVFVNGHVIPDRVVKKAENLAGPIQPGEYWYDKCAGFWGVMGHPCLGIVMPNIEEFNYPMPKNCAAGNTGVFVNGRELHQKDLDLLTSRGLPITRPRSYNIEISGKVIDERTGEELDLGKLAPTVERAKHGFGMKVPRHLG, from the exons ATGGGGCTGGAAGATAGCAAGGCTGCGGAACCCGCAAAGGTACGTTTGGTTCGCTGCCCCAAGTGTGAAAACCTCCTTCCAGAACTCCCGGATTTCCCTCTGTATCAATGTGGTGGCTGTGGTGCTGTTCTCAAAG CCAAAAAGAAGGGGATTCTGGAAGACAGGTTGTCTGAGAAGACTGATGATTTAAAGGGGCCAAGAATCTCCGAGGAAAGTAGTACAGTTCATATTTCTGAGGTTGAAATGGAAAAACAAAATGGAACCAAGCTTGGTACGGCAGAGACGATTCATAACAAAAAAGTGTCTTCCGATGGTAGTTCCACTCTACGGGTTGAAAATGGAGAAGCAAAATCTGATTCGGAATTAAGTAGGCGAGGGAGAGAAAGGATGGCAATAATGGAAAGCAAGAGTGGTGATAATGGGTCATGTGGTTCAGGTCTGGTTCGTGACATAAATCAGGGAAGAGACCGTGATTTGAATGCCAATGGTTTGGAATATACTAATTTTAATGGTCAACATGCAGTTAAAGAATTGGGTTCTCCAATGGAATCATTAAGGTCAAGGCCATTACCTATGGAGGAACCGGATGTGGTAGCCTCTATAGGTCCTGTCAGAGGTGTTGCGGCACAAGTGAGGTTTAATCATCATCTTTACCATGGTGAGGGGCCATCGAGTCATGGAAAGAACTCTTATTATGAATATGGTGAGAGGACTAGATATCAGGATCCAGATATTGGTGGGCGAGCTAGAGTTAAAAGTTTGGAGAACGACCGAGCCGAGCTCCTAAGGAAACTTGATGAGTTGAAGGATCAAATTACTCGGTCTTGTGATGTGGCGGACATACACAAGGAAATGATTGTTCCTGACCGGAGGATGGTTTCTCCAACTCTATCCGATCATTATGGTAGATATCGTGCTACTTATGTTCAAGAAGGCTTGACTAGTTCACACGGCATAGACAAGAAGCCACTTTCTCCGTATGATTTAGAATCTCCATATTTAGGTCATATGGCTGGATTTAATCCTTACACAGATAGATATGCTTCAAGTGGTCTGGAATCATATCCTCAAAGAGGGTCCCCCCACAAATTTTTGGCACGTGGTGACACTTATCATCAAGAAATGCTTAGGGGGCGGACTCTCCAATCAGATTCTCAATACATGCATCTGCCATATAATGAGCAGTTTCCTAGTTACTATGTGAATGCCAATCACGATCAAATCATGTTACACTCACATGAAAACTTTTTCCACCAGCCTGCGTGCTCGTGTGTGCATTGTCATAATAAGAACTTGCATTTACCTCCTAAGGTTGATCACTTGGGTGTTCGTAACCAAAGGTCTCAAAATGAACCTTCTAATCTGAATTTTCATGGCTCTATAAACTCTACTCCACAGGGACTGCAGGGTTATAATTTTGGAGGCTCGGGACTGCATCAGTTGAATTCTCGGCAGTCTTTACAGATGAATTCAAGTGACATTGATTCAGAAAATATTCGTTCCAATTACCATCATCCCAGAAAGATGGCGGCAAGTCATAGAAGTGGAGGGGTGTATCGTCCAATTGCAGGTGGTGCACCATTTATTACGTGCTGCAATTGCTTTGAGTTATTGAGACTGCCCAGAAAATGCATTTCTTCCGCAAAAATGCAACACAAAATGAAATGTGGGGCTTGTTCTTCGATAATATCGTTTGAGGTTGGGAATAATGGATGCATTGGATCAGTTTCTGTGCATGATGACCAGGTTCCAAATGAGATTGACAAGGGCTCTAGTGGAACAGTGGATGAAAACTTGATATATTGGCCTGGTGATACAAATAGTGCGGATTTGAACTGTGACTCAAATGATTATGATGATTTGCAAGCCAAGTTTTCTCCAATAGACAGGAAATCTAATTCTGGTAAATCTGAGAAGCAGCAGGATCCTCTTTTTTCAACTTTAGGTCACCTCAAGAACGAGCAAAGCCCAGAAATTATCACATCAAGGAAACATGACACCTCATATACGGAGTCACCTTTAAAAGAAATCAAGTCCTCCCTAAATCCTGAATTGCCCTCTAAAGAGTGCGCCAATCATTTTTCTGATACTGAAGTGATCGGGCGATCTGATGATGGAAACAGAAGCAAGCGATCTGAGCCTGAAAAAAATGCCTTTGGTGGGACTAATTTTCGGCAAAATTCTGTGATAGAAGCAAGAGTGGCAACTGAGATGGATGTGTCCTTAAACGAATTTTCTAACAGCTGTGTTTCTCAGGATTTGGTGGAAACAAGTAAAGAAGATCACCCTAAGGTCAACAAAGGGGGCGAATCTTTCTTTGCAGGTCTCATAAAAAAGAGTTTCAGAGACCTCACAAAAAATAACCAAAGTATACAAGATGGTGGATCTCTAGTCTTTGTTAACGGGCATGTAATACCAGATCGTGTGGTCAAGAAGGCTGAAAATTTGGCTGGACCAATCCAACCTGGAGAATACTG GTACGACAAATGTGCGGGCTTTTGGGGTGTGATGGGCCACCCCTGTCTTGGCATTGTCATG CCAAATATTGAAGAATTCAACTATCCGATGCCAAAAAATTGTGCTGCTGGAAATACTGGAGTTTTTGTCAACGGGCGGGAACTTCACCAGAAAGATTTAGATTTGCTTACTAGCAGAGGTCTTCCCATCACACGACCACGGTCTTATAACATTGAGATATCAGGGAAGGTGATCGATGAGCGCACTGGAGAGGAACTAGATCTTGGCAAACTCGCCCCGAC GGTCGAAAGGGCCAAGCACGGATTCGGTATGAAAGTTCCAAGACATCTTGGTTAA
- the LOC140832069 gene encoding uncharacterized protein: MPRRRWRESFKSFFGSLDTEKDEELKESKSEIDSKVQKIFKLLQGDDSAQSEPLTYLIEDFNNNYQSLYARYVHLTDELRKKAQSKHGKNSSSPSSDSSDSDDSPRKKSIKNGEVENKFEKDPASVDQEMALSEVADLKRKLAVTTDEKEAFSLEYQRALSKTEEAQKLVTDLNAEAEKWNNEKSSLLTEKADLNKELESAQKLIAEMNHKLEEMKNTRESLLAEKDAALKNVEEEKREAENLRISHGQLQTEKDALHVELEGVKGELSALKEKLESVENEVAGLSEAHEASKEKNTTLSSKILQLEDEVKQAEIRIEGISSESKQWSEKWNGEKSSLLSEKSDLNMELESVQKLLAELNQKLDETNREKDSLIVEKDTAIINIEEHKRTADELRTIHGQLGQEKDTLHLELEVMKGDFSTLKEELESARNEIASLSQVHKAADGKNAALSSKIFQLEDEIRQAENKIQDTVSESNQLIEKLAAKERELSNHLETDGTYKEETSTRLRNLEQELDLSHSEKREMEKQKGDELSAFVKKLENQERESSDQINELTTQVNSIKAEMESLKIHKGKLEDQIVHEGMEAAARVKELTDQVDAKKMELESLLYQKMESETQLEKRLQEVSEFLIQIENLKQELDNKNLELKMNVDKKETLALQVEHLDLELNTTRNLKTELEEQLKLKSQEFSESQIQIKTLNEKLESSAVEQQKIKEERENLVLEVKGKGENLSQLQEEKLNLEAKNLEMERAFTEKETELSTLQKKSEDEENEASARILELTAEVNSLQEQLTSLTDQKSDRDLILEKKSGEISEFIIQIEKLKEGLSSKTADGERIKEEKESLAIHLNELQQELEELRHQKSELEDQISSRIDEGNQLREEKGVLESKISELEKNVVEKGDEVIATQKKLEDAHNEASTQIGALTEQVNSLQQQLESLHSEKSQLEMQMDRAKQDYSEGLAHAENHNSELVNKIFEHERNLQEKEDSFIKMGVDQQQLLVQLRSHEGNLKSSEQKIVEITKQFHEEIDAKNNEITQLEDTIEDLKRDLEMKVDEISTLVENVRNIEVKQRLTSQKLRITEQLFSENEQSHSSKEQKFLEEQKLFEEKVAKLAGIISVYQEAQAKTVAGISEKVNGTLTGIDTFSVKFEEDYGHLETRIYEIVSELKVTRNWIKETNIQKNQLRTEIASLVEQIKDEEEQELVLKGKMAELEAKLQKDEEEKNSLIQTLEHHEEKTVELKKIISERDGMMGELQTKVNQKDEEISSLIEEKREAIRQLCVWIDHHRNRYDDLKGMIMKTRGGLRRQTVT; encoded by the exons ATGCCTAGGCGTCGCTGGCGGGAGTCATTTAAATCCTTCTTTGGGAGTCTTGATACTGAAAAAGATGAGGAGCTTAAAGAAAGCAAATCAG AAATTGACAGCAAAGTGCAGAAGATTTTTAAGCTTCTCCAAGGCGATGATAGTGCTCAGAGCGAACCACTTACTTATTTGATTGAGGATTTCAATAATAACTACCAGTCTCTTTATGCTCGTTATGTTCATCTTACTGATGAGTTGAGAAAGAAAGCACAGAGCAAACATGGGAAGAACAGTTCCTCACCCAGCTCAGATTCCTCAGACTCGGATGATTCACCACGGAAAAAGAGCATAAAAAATGGTGAAGTTGAGAATAAATTTGAGAAAGATCCTGCTAGCGTTGATCAAGAAATGGCACTTTCTGAGGTTGCTGACTTGAAGAGAAAGCTGGCAGTCACTACTGATGAAAAGGAGGCATTTTCTCTGGAATACCAAAGGGCTTTGAGCAAAACGGAAGAAGCACAGAAGCTTGTAACAGATTTAAATGCTGAGGCTGAGAAATGGAATAATGAGAAATCAAGTCTTTTGACTGAAAAGGCCGATCTCAATAAAGAACTCGAGAGTGCCCAGAAACTAATAGCTGAAATGAACCATAAACTTGAAGAGATGAAGAACACCAGAGAAAGCTTACTCGCTGAGAAAGATGCTGCTTTAAAAAATGTTGAAGAAGAGAAGCGAGAGGCCGAAAACTTGAGAATCTCTCATGGTCAGTTACAAACTGAGAAAGACGCCCTACATGTAGAACTAGAGGGTGTGAAGGGAGAATTATCTGCCTTAAAAGAGAAGTTAGAATCAGTAGAAAATGAAGTCGCCGGGTTAAGTGAGGCGCACGAGGCTTCCAAAGAGAAGAATACAACTCTTTCCTCAAAGATTTTACAACTTGAGGATGAAGTAAAACAGGCTGAAATCAGAATTGAAGGTATTTCCTCTGAATCAAAGCAATGGAGTGAAAAATGGAACGGTGAGAAATCTAGTCTGTTGAGCGAGAAGTCTGATCTCAATATGGAACTGGAGAGTGTCCAAAAGCTActagctgaactgaaccagaaaTTGGATGAGACTAATAGAGAGAAAGATAGCTTAATTGTCGAGAAAGATACCGCCATCATCAACATTGAAGAACATAAGAGAACAGCTGATGAATTGAGGACCATTCACGGCCAGTTAGGACAAGAGAAAGACACCTTACATCTGGAACTGGAAGTGATGAAGGGGGACTTCTCTACTTTAAAGGAGGAACTGGAATCAGCAAGAAATGAAATTGCTAGCCTAAGTCAGGTGCACAAGGCTGCCGACGGGAAGAACGCAGCACTTTCCTCAAAGATTTTTCAGCTTGAGGATGAGATCAGACAGGCAGAAAACAAAATTCAAGATACTGTATCTGAATCAAACCAGTTAATTGAAAAATTGGCTGCGAAAGAAAGGGAGCTTTCAAATCACCTAGAGACTGATGGAACTTACAAAGAGGAAACATCAACTCGCCTGAGGAATTTGGAGCAGGAACTCGATCTGTCGCATTCTGAGAAAAGAGAAATGGAGAAACAGAAAGGTGATGAACTTTCTGCATTTGTGAAAAAACTTGAGAATCAAGAGAGGGAATCATCAGATCAAATTAATGAACTAACCACGCAGGTCAACAGTATTAAAGCCGAGATGGAATCTTTAAAGATTCATAAAGGCAAACTTGAAGATCAGATAGTGCATGAAGGTATGGAAGCTGCAGCTCGAGTAAAGGAATTGACAGATCAAGTCGATGCTAAGAAGATGGAACTGGAGTCTCTGCTCTATCAAAAAATGGAATCAGAGACACAACTGGAGAAAAGACTACAAGAAGTTTCTGAGTTCTTAATTCAGATTGAAAATCTGAAACAAGAGTTGGATAACAAAAACTTGGAGCTGAAGATGAACGTAGACAAAAAGGAGACTCTTGCTTTACAGGTCGAGCATCTGGATCTTGAACTCAACACCACACGCAACCTTAAAACTGAATTGGAGGAACAGCTAAAACTCAAAAGTCAGGAATTTTCAGAATCCCAAATccagataaagaccttgaatgaGAAATTGGAGAGCAGTGCTGTGGAGCAACAGAAAATAAAAGAAGAGAGAGAGAATCTTGTGTTGGAGGTGAAGGGAAAAGGTGAGAACCTCAGTCAGTTGCAAGAGGAAAAGTTAAATCTGGAAGCTAAAAATTTAGAGATGGAGAGGGCATTTACTGAAAAGGAAACTGAACTCTCCACTTTGCAGAAAAAATCTGAAGATGAAGAGAATGAAGCATCTGCTCGAATATTGGAATTGACTGCAGAAGTAAACAGTCTTCAAGAGCAATTGACGTCTTTAACTGATCAGAAAAGTGACAGAGATCTTATTCTTGAGAAAAAGAGTGGCGAAATATCAGAATTCATTATTCAGATAGAAAAGCTGAAAGAGGGACTATCAAGCAAAACAGCAGATGGAGAAAGAATAAAGGAAGAGAAGGAAAGTCTAGCAATACACCTAAATGAATTACAGCAGGAGCTAGAGGAACTTCGTCACCAAAAAAGCGAACTTGAAGATCAAATAAGTAGTCGAATTGATGAAGGAAACCAGTTGAGGGAGGAGAAGGGAGTACTCGAGAGCAAGATTTCTGAATTGGAAAAGAATGTAGTTGAGAAAGGAGATGAGGTAATTGCTACACAGAAAAAGCTGGAGGATGCGCATAATGAAGCATCAACCCAGATTGGTGCCTTGACCGAACAAGTCAACTCCTTACAGCAGCAGCTAGAATCACTGCATTCTGAGAAAAGCCAATTGGAAATGCAAATGGACAGAGCTAAGCAAGATTATTCAGAAGGTTTGGCTCATGCTGAAAATCATAATTCTGAATTGGTGAACAAGATCTTTGAACATGAGAGAAATCTGCAAGAAAAGGAAGACTCCTTCATCAAGATGGGTGTTGATCAGCAACAACTGCTAGTGCAGCTCCGAAGTCACGAGGGGAATCTCAAATCATCGGAGCAAAAGATTGTAGAGATAACAAAACAGTTCCATGAAGAAATTGATGCAAAAAATAACGAAATTACTCAACTGGAAGACACTATAGAAGATCTGAAGAGAGATCTGGAGATGAAAGTAGATGAAATCAGTACATTGGTAGAGAATGTACGAAATATTGAAGTTAAGCAGCGGTTAACGAGCCAGAAGCTCCGTATCACTGAACAGTTGTTCAGTGAGAATGAGCAGAGCCATTCGAGCAAAGAACAAAAGTTTCTGGAAGaacaaaaattatttgaagagaAAGTAGCTAAACTGGCAGGGATAATTTCTGTTTATCAAGAAGCTCAAGCAAAAACTGTAGCAGGGATTTCAGAGAAGGTAAATGGCACGTTGACCGGTATTGATACATTCAGTGTCAAGTTTGAGGAGGACTATGGCCACTTAGAGACACGGATTTATGAAATCGTAAGTGAGCTTAAAGTTACAAGAAACTGGATCAAAGAAACTAATATCCAGAAAAATCAGCTAAGAACGGAAATTGCAAGTTTAGTTGAGCAGATAAAAGATGAGGAAGAACAAGAGTTGGTGTTGAAAGGAAAGATGGCTGAATTAGAGGCAAAATTGCAAAAAGATGAAGAGGAAAAAAATAGTTTGATTCAAACCTTGGAACACCATGAAGAAAAAACTGTAGAGCTCAAGAAAATAATATCAGAAAGGGATGGAATGATGGGAGAGTTGCAAACAAAAGTAAACCAAAAGGACGAGGAGATCTCAAGCTTGATTGAGGAGAAAAGAGAGGCCATAAGACAGTTGTGTGTATGGATTGATCACCATCGGAATCGCTATGATGATCTCAAAGGCATGATCATGAAAACAAGAGGGGGCTTAAGGAGGCAAACCGTTACTTAA
- the LOC140832070 gene encoding uncharacterized protein, with translation MASKKDADPNLGFLTRRDTEVKLPRPTRVKNKTPAPIQITAEQILRESRERQEAEIRPPKQKITDTAELGDYRLRKRKEFEDLIRRVRWNKSVWVKYAKWEESQKDFTRARSVWERALEVDYRDHTLWLKYADFEMKNKFINHARNVWDRATLLLPRVDQLWYKYIHMEEMLGNVAGARQIFERWMEWMPDQQGWLSYIKFELRYNEADRARTIFERFVKCHPKVSSWIRFAKFEMKSGDVSRSRNCYERAVDKLADDEEAEELFVAFAEFEEKCKETERARCIYKYALDHIPKGRAEELYKKFVAFEKQYGDREGIEDAIVGKRRFQYEDEVRKNPLNYDAWFDYIRLEESVGDKNRIEDTYERAIANIPPAQEKRYWQRYIYLWINYVLYEELDAQNVDRTRDVYNLCLKMIPHDKFSFAKIWLMAAQFEIRQLDIDRARRILGSAIGRAPKDKIFKKYIEMELQLGNIERCRKLYEKYLEWSPENCYAWSKFAELERSLAETERARALFELAIDQPALDMPEVLWKAYIDFEISESEYERTRALYERLLNRTKHLKVWISYAKFEASAMEDLQNSDDDEQKRKCLQHARAVFERALGYFRTSAPELKEERAMLLEEWLNMESSFGELGNVDLVRVKLPKKLKKRRHIETEDGPGGYEEYIDYLFPEETQTTNLKILEAAYKWKKQKTVSDDD, from the exons ATGGCCAGCAAGAAGGATGCGGACCCGAATTTGGGTTTCCTAACCCGCAGAGATACGGAGGTTAAATTGCCTCGACCAACCAGAGTCAAGAACAAGACTCCTGCGCCTATCCAAATCACGGCGGAGCAGATCCTCCGAGAATCCCGTGAGAGACAGGAAGCAGAAATCCGCCCACCCAAGCAGAAGATTACCGACACCGCGGAGCTAGGTGATTACCGCCTCCGCAAACGCAAGGAATTCGAGGACCTAATCCGAAGAGTTCGGTGGAATAAAAGCGTGTGGGTGAAATATGCAAAGTGGGAAGAGTCCCAGAAGGATTTCACTCGCGCTAGGTCCGTTTGGGAACGGGCGCTGGAGGTGGATTACAGGGATCATACATTGTGGTTGAAGTATGCTGATTTCGAGATGAAGAATAAGTTTATAAATCATGCGAGGAATGTTTGGGATCGTGCTACTTTGTTGTTGCCTAGAGTGGATCAATTGTGGTACAAGTATATTCACATGGAGGAGATGCTAGGCAATGTGGCTGGTGCAAGGCAGATTTTTGAGCGGTGGATGGAGTGGATGCCTGATCAACAGGGCTGGCTCTCGTACATTAAGTTTGAGTTGAGATATAATGAGGCCGACAGGGCAAGAACGATATTCGAAAGGTTTGTTAAATGTCATCCGAAAGTAAGTTCTTGGATACGTTTCGCAAAGTTCGAAATGAAAAGTGGGGATGTTTCTCGATCTAGGAATTGTTACGAGAGGGCTGTGGATAAGTTGGCCGATGATGAGGAGGCGGAGGAGTTGTTTGTGGCGTTTGCAGAATTCGAGGAGAAGTGTAAAGAAACTGAGAGAGCAAGGTGTATATATAAGTATGCCTTGGACCATATCCCTAAGGGTCGAGCGGAGGAGCTTTACAAAAAATTTGTGGCTTTTGAGAAGCAGTATGGTGATAGGGAAGGAATTGAGGATGCCATTGTCGGCAAGAGGAGATTTCAGTATGAGGACGAGGTTAGGAAAAACCCACTTAATTATGACGCTTGGTTTGATTATATAAGGTTGGAAGAGAGTGTCGGAGATAAAAACAGGATTGAGGACACATATGAGAGGGCCATTGCAAACATTCCACCTGCACAAGAGAAGCGGTATTGGCAAAGATACATCTACTTGTG GATTAATTATGTATTATACGAAGAGCTTGATGCCCAGAATGTGGATCGAACCAGAGACGTGTACAA CTTGTGTCTCAAGATGATTCCTCACGACAAATTTTCATTTGCAAAGATTTGGTTAATGGCTGCACAGTTTGAAATACGTCAGTTAGATATTGATCGGGCACGTCGAATCTTGGGGTCAGCAATTGGTAGGGCTCCCAAAGATAAG ATATTTAAGAAGTACATTGAAATGGAGCTGCAACTTGGTAACATTGAACGTTGTCGAAAATTGTATGAGAAGTATTTGGAATGGTCACCTGAGAATTGTTATGCCTGGAGCAAGTTTGCTGAGTTGGAAAGGTCCTTAGCTGAAACTGAACGAGCTAGAGCTCTTTTTGAGCTCGCAATTGACCAGCCTGCACTAGATATGCCAGAAGTGTTGTGGAAG GCATACATTGACTTTGAAATATCAGAGTCTGAATATGAAAGAACCAGAGCCCTTTATGAGAGGCTTTTGAACCGCACAAAACACTTGAAGGTGTGGATTAGTTATGCTAAGTTTGAGGCATCTGCTATGGAGGACTTGCAGAACTCAGATGATGATGAACAAAAGAGAAAATGCCTTCAGCATGCTCGAG CTGTTTTTGAAAGAGCACTTGGCTATTTTAGAACTTCTGCTCCTGAATTGAAAGAGGAAAGGGCGATGCTTTTGGAGGAGTGGTTGAACATGGAAAGCAGTTTTGGTGAGCTTGGCAATGTTGATTTGGTCCGTGTCAAGCTTCCAAAGAAACTCAAAAAGAGGAGGCATATAGAAACCGAGGATGGTCCGGGAGG GTATGAGGAGTATATCGACTACCTTTTCCCTGAAGAAACACAGACAACAAATCTCAAGATTTTGGAAGCAGCATACAAATGGAAGAAGCAAAAGactgtttctgatgatgattgA